The following nucleotide sequence is from Flavobacterium sp. N1736.
AAAATTTCTTTATTATTCTCAGCAATCCAATTGTAAATTTCTGTTTGTGCGCGTCTTGGTTTATCTATATTTAAAATCTCCAATTCATTCTTTCCCTCGCTATTTACAATTCTTCTTTTTGTATTGTCTTCTAGTTGTAACTGAATAATGGTATTAATCGCTGCAATATGTTTTTCATCATATAACGGAAAAGCAACTTCTATTCTTCTGTTTAAATTTCGGCTCAGCATATCTGCAGATGAAAGATATATTTTTTGATCGCCATTATTTGCAAATTTGTAAATTCTCGAATGTTCTAAAAACATATCGACAATGCGATAAATTTCGATATTTTCTGATACATTTTTAATGCCCGGCAATAAAGTGCAAATTCCCCGTACAATCATAATCACATCAACACCTGCACTGCTTGCTTCAATTAGTTTATCAATAATATCCTTTTCATCAACCCCGTTTACTTTCAAAAAGATATAAGCTTCATTGCCCTCTTTTTTATTTTCTATTTCGTTATTTATTAATTCTAATAATTTGTCTTTCATATTAAAGCCTGCTGCCAGAATATGTTCCGGTGCTGCTTCTTTTTTCTTGGTTTTTAAAAAATCAAAAACCTTTTTTAAATCATCCGTATACTTTTTTTCTGAAGTAAAAAATCCAAAATCAGAATAAATATTTGCTGTAGTTTCATTAAAATTTCCGGTTGATATATAATTGTAATACTTTTTATTTCCATATTTATCTTTCATGGTTACCATCGCAACTTTAGCATGAACTTTTAAATTTGGCATGCTTTGAATGATTTTTATTCCGGCATTTTTCATTTCCCGCGACCAGAATAAATTATTGTATTCATCAAAGCGCGCTTTAACCTCTACAAAAACCGTTACTTTTTTACCATTTTTTGCGGCGCTAATCAATGCATTTGCAATTAGGGATTGCGATGAAATACGGTACAAAGTAATTTTTATTTCGAGAACATTTCTGTTAATTGCCGCCTGATTAAAAAATTGAAGCACATAATAATACGATTGATACGGAAAATGAAGCAATTGGTTTTGTTTGTCAATAACATCAAAAATGGACTTGCAGTTTTCAAAAGGCAAATGTTTGAGACCCGGATAATTTACTCCCTGAAGATTTGGTTTATGAGGATTTGGAAACTTGAATAAATCATATAAATTATGATGGCTTCCTCCTTTTATCATCTCATCTTTTTTAAGACGGAAAGCTTTTTTACATATCGCAATTGTGTCGGCATCCATACAAGAATCATACAGAAATCGTGTCGATGAACCTCGTTTTCGTTCTTCAATTTTTGCTTCAATTTTCGCTATTAAATCTCCTGAGTTTTCATCTTCTATCAGATAATTTTCATCTCGGTTTAATTTTATGGCATAACAGGAAACCACTTTTCCCGTAGGAAAAATAAAGGATAAACAATTCTTTATTATAGTATCAATCGAAATAATATAATGTGTATCTCCGTGACTTTGCAATTGCTTAAACCTATCCAGTTTATCCGAAGGAATATTGAGATATGCATAATTATAGTTACCCGCAGTATCTTTTAACTTTACTAAAAAGTATAAACTGCGATTGTTTAAGAAATAGGTTTTTGGCTGGTTTATTGAAATATAAATTACCTGAATATAAGACAAAATAATACTTTTAAAATAATATTCGATCTCATGCAAATGCTCTTGTAAAAGCTCTTGCTTTTCATAATAAACTATATTATTAGCTTCTAATTCAGGCAGTATTGAAGTGTTCCAAATTGAGCCGAATCTATTTTGCTGAAGATTTATTTCGGTTAGAATTTTATCCAGCAAATCTGTATTTTTTTTTGATTTTTTGATCAGTAGTTTTCTGATTTTAACCCTGAAAAATTCATCTAAATTAGAAGAATGAATGGCTAGAAATTTAATTCTTTCATAAAGTGAATTATTGGCGTCATCTGCTTCATCCAAAATACAGTTGTTGAAAGAAAGCCAGGAGATTTCTGAAGGTAAAAGATGGTTTTGCACGTAATAAATTGGTTTATGCTTTAATTAATACGCTTGTAAATTTGAGAATTAATTATCTTAAAACATAATACAGACAGGCAGTTAACTATAATTTAATTTATTAATAACATAACTTTAATTGTACACTATTTTCATCAATGTAAAATCTATCCCTAACGGATTTTTACTGATTTTACAGATTAAAGGAAAATCAGGATTTTTAATAATCCACATTTCAGTTTGGTCTATTTGTGCTTTTACATGCAAAGTCTCTATTCGTTTTCCTTCTATTTGAATATGATTTTCTGTACTGTCTAAAACGTATGTATTATTGTTATACGTAAACTTATTATTTAACAGCAAATCCTGATATGCAGACCGTGAAATCATAAAAAAAGTCTCCGTTGGTTTTAAGTACAAAACATTAGAATATTCTCCCTGATTAAAACTCAATGCATTACCATTTTTTAATGCTTTCTGTGCTATTACAATACTGCTTTTTACGCCTTTTGTCTTTAAATCGAATACCAGTGTATCATTAGTCATTTTAGTGGTTAACTTTAAACCTCTCGTCTGCCCGTGAAGTTTGCAGACATACTGTAATTCTGTATTATTTTTAAGGGATGGAATTGTATTTTGCGATATTCCGGTTTGATAAACGACACAAAAAAGAAGTGATAAAATTAAATTCTTCATCTGATTATGTTTTTATTTTGTTGGCGGTAAAATTGTTGTTCCCCAAGCAGATGGTTTCGAATCCATTTCAAAAATCAATTCACCTCCATTCATAATATCATCATGCAAAATCCACGCTTTGTTGTATGGTTTTCCGTTTAAAAAAGCAGCTTTTATGTATTTATTGGTATCGCTTCTTTTTTTAGCTGTGATTTTAAAACTTTTACCGTTTTCTAATTTTACGGTTGTTTCTTTAATCAAAGGCATGTTTAATAAATAATAAGGCTGTCCGGCATTTGGGTACAATCCTATCATATGAAAAGCGAGCCAGGAAG
It contains:
- the ppk1 gene encoding polyphosphate kinase 1 yields the protein MQNHLLPSEISWLSFNNCILDEADDANNSLYERIKFLAIHSSNLDEFFRVKIRKLLIKKSKKNTDLLDKILTEINLQQNRFGSIWNTSILPELEANNIVYYEKQELLQEHLHEIEYYFKSIILSYIQVIYISINQPKTYFLNNRSLYFLVKLKDTAGNYNYAYLNIPSDKLDRFKQLQSHGDTHYIISIDTIIKNCLSFIFPTGKVVSCYAIKLNRDENYLIEDENSGDLIAKIEAKIEERKRGSSTRFLYDSCMDADTIAICKKAFRLKKDEMIKGGSHHNLYDLFKFPNPHKPNLQGVNYPGLKHLPFENCKSIFDVIDKQNQLLHFPYQSYYYVLQFFNQAAINRNVLEIKITLYRISSQSLIANALISAAKNGKKVTVFVEVKARFDEYNNLFWSREMKNAGIKIIQSMPNLKVHAKVAMVTMKDKYGNKKYYNYISTGNFNETTANIYSDFGFFTSEKKYTDDLKKVFDFLKTKKKEAAPEHILAAGFNMKDKLLELINNEIENKKEGNEAYIFLKVNGVDEKDIIDKLIEASSAGVDVIMIVRGICTLLPGIKNVSENIEIYRIVDMFLEHSRIYKFANNGDQKIYLSSADMLSRNLNRRIEVAFPLYDEKHIAAINTIIQLQLEDNTKRRIVNSEGKNELEILNIDKPRRAQTEIYNWIAENNKEILLEI